The following are from one region of the Denitrobacterium detoxificans genome:
- a CDS encoding TIGR03960 family B12-binding radical SAM protein translates to MTDLWPRLRGLLSRAERPVRYINHEFGSVHHDFDAHPNDASLVMVYPDTYELGQANQAIRILVNAVNAREGMWAERSYLPAAEFGDVMREEGLPLFSLESCAPLREFDCIGITLPHELAATNVLETLDLSGVPLRAADRGENDPFVLAGGPCTCNPEPFAPFFDCMCVGEGEEAVPETVACVHEGRMAGKSRQEILRDLARIEGNYIPSLYRELSGEEAAQAGFRVAPMVEEAPQIVKRRIYEGFSTSSCWEPCVVPFGDLVHDRLSAEVLRGCTRGCRFCQAGMMYRPVRERSADNIVEGVLQGLEHTGYDEVSLTSLSTTDHSQIREILTRLTEQVSGTGVRVSIPSQRLDSFGVDMAKMVAGEKRGGLTFAPEAGTQRLRDVINKNVTEDDLFGALTAAFSEGWRRCKLYFMLGLPTETDEDVKGIADLVNRAYERVKEVVPPEERGRIQFGISCALFVPKAQTPFQWCEQMSPAEARRRVNVLRDSVRYRAINVSWHDPATSFVEAIMSRGGRECADLLELAWRKGSRYDAWTEHFREDAWRDAGAELGMDIDAMARRRFDLSEILPWQHISAGVHLKYLQVEYKRALKEVTTPDCSYEGCTGCGLCPDYGIQVETQEVRHG, encoded by the coding sequence ATGACCGATCTGTGGCCCCGTCTGCGGGGTCTACTTTCGCGTGCCGAACGTCCGGTACGCTACATCAATCATGAATTCGGGTCCGTCCATCATGACTTCGACGCGCATCCCAACGATGCGTCGCTCGTGATGGTGTATCCCGACACGTATGAACTTGGCCAGGCCAATCAGGCCATTCGCATTCTGGTGAATGCCGTGAATGCGCGCGAGGGCATGTGGGCCGAACGCTCGTATCTGCCTGCGGCCGAATTTGGCGACGTCATGCGCGAAGAGGGCCTGCCGCTGTTCTCGCTGGAAAGCTGCGCGCCCCTGCGCGAATTCGACTGCATCGGCATCACGCTGCCGCACGAGCTGGCGGCCACGAACGTGCTTGAAACGCTCGACCTTTCGGGCGTGCCGCTGCGTGCGGCCGACCGCGGCGAGAACGACCCCTTCGTGCTGGCTGGTGGCCCGTGCACGTGCAACCCCGAGCCGTTCGCCCCGTTCTTCGACTGCATGTGCGTGGGCGAGGGCGAGGAAGCCGTACCCGAAACGGTTGCCTGCGTGCACGAGGGTCGCATGGCGGGGAAGAGCCGACAGGAAATCCTGCGCGACCTGGCACGCATTGAGGGTAACTACATTCCCAGCCTCTATCGCGAGCTTTCCGGGGAAGAGGCTGCCCAGGCGGGCTTCCGCGTTGCGCCCATGGTGGAAGAGGCACCGCAGATCGTGAAGCGTCGCATCTACGAGGGCTTTTCCACGAGCAGTTGCTGGGAGCCGTGCGTGGTGCCCTTTGGCGACCTGGTGCACGACCGCCTGAGTGCCGAGGTGCTGCGCGGCTGCACGCGTGGTTGCCGCTTCTGCCAGGCGGGCATGATGTATCGTCCCGTGCGCGAGCGTTCCGCCGACAACATCGTGGAAGGCGTGCTTCAGGGCCTGGAGCATACGGGCTACGACGAGGTGAGCCTCACGTCGCTTTCTACGACCGACCACTCGCAGATTCGCGAGATCCTCACGCGCCTGACCGAGCAGGTGTCGGGTACGGGCGTGCGCGTTTCCATTCCGTCGCAGCGCCTCGACTCGTTCGGCGTCGACATGGCCAAGATGGTCGCGGGCGAAAAGCGCGGCGGCCTGACGTTCGCCCCCGAGGCGGGCACGCAGCGCCTGCGCGATGTCATCAACAAGAACGTGACCGAGGACGACCTGTTCGGCGCGTTGACCGCGGCGTTCAGCGAGGGTTGGCGCCGCTGCAAGCTGTACTTCATGCTGGGCTTGCCCACGGAAACCGACGAGGACGTGAAGGGCATTGCCGACTTGGTGAATCGTGCGTATGAACGCGTGAAGGAAGTCGTGCCGCCGGAAGAGCGCGGTCGCATTCAGTTTGGTATTTCGTGCGCGCTGTTCGTGCCGAAAGCGCAGACGCCGTTCCAGTGGTGCGAGCAGATGTCGCCTGCCGAGGCGCGTCGCCGCGTGAACGTGCTGCGCGATAGCGTGCGGTATCGTGCCATCAACGTGAGCTGGCATGATCCCGCCACGAGCTTCGTGGAGGCCATTATGAGCCGCGGCGGGCGCGAGTGCGCCGACCTGCTGGAGCTGGCATGGCGCAAGGGCTCGCGCTATGACGCGTGGACCGAACATTTCCGCGAGGACGCGTGGCGCGATGCGGGCGCCGAACTGGGCATGGACATCGACGCCATGGCGCGTCGTCGCTTCGACCTGAGCGAGATTCTGCCCTGGCAGCACATTTCCGCGGGCGTTCACCTGAAGTACCTGCAGGTGGAGTACAAGCGCGCGTTGAAG
- the rodA gene encoding rod shape-determining protein RodA, with translation MSNVQRMTQIDSVKSPNARIAAATRPSRFKYINPTLVLVVAALVTYGLIIVYTATVSNESYNFSRQLAGVLVGAVLMLLLFRYDYHQLSHYMALFLIINIVLIMLPHIPGVGLSVNGANSWAKIGPARFQPGEFAKITVILLAASVISRYGGKLGSAREYLKALGILMVPVVAILTQPDLGTGMVYLFIAGTALIVGGARPRFILISLGIMAVAVAAILILDPIADSIAGKDVLLKDYQKSRLLVFLDNSYDPTGDGYNLTQAKIAIGSGGLLGKGLGNATQSTLGYLPESPTDFIFCVLAEQLGFMGALLLIALYAALLFVCYRIAYNANDMFGTLIVMCTAGMWLFQILENIGMTCGLMPITGIPLPFMSYGSSFMVVNFVMLGFIGSVWAHNGR, from the coding sequence ATGAGCAACGTGCAGCGCATGACGCAAATCGACTCGGTGAAGTCGCCGAACGCGCGCATTGCGGCCGCCACGCGCCCGTCGCGCTTTAAGTACATTAACCCCACGCTCGTTTTGGTAGTGGCGGCGCTGGTTACATATGGCCTGATCATCGTGTATACGGCTACGGTGAGCAACGAGTCGTACAACTTTTCGCGCCAGCTTGCCGGCGTGCTCGTGGGCGCCGTGCTCATGCTGCTGCTCTTCCGCTACGACTATCACCAGTTGTCGCATTACATGGCGTTGTTCCTGATCATTAACATCGTACTCATCATGCTGCCGCATATACCGGGCGTTGGCCTTTCCGTGAATGGCGCCAACTCGTGGGCGAAGATCGGTCCTGCGCGCTTCCAGCCAGGCGAGTTTGCCAAGATTACGGTTATCCTGCTGGCCGCGAGCGTCATCTCACGCTACGGCGGCAAGTTGGGTAGCGCGCGCGAGTACCTGAAGGCGCTGGGAATCCTCATGGTTCCCGTGGTGGCCATCCTTACGCAGCCCGACTTGGGCACCGGCATGGTGTACCTGTTCATCGCGGGTACGGCGCTTATCGTGGGTGGCGCTCGGCCGCGCTTCATCCTCATCTCGCTGGGCATCATGGCGGTTGCCGTGGCGGCGATCCTCATCCTCGACCCCATTGCCGACTCCATAGCTGGCAAAGACGTGTTGCTGAAGGATTATCAGAAGTCGCGCCTGTTGGTGTTCTTGGACAATAGCTACGATCCCACGGGCGACGGTTACAACCTCACGCAGGCGAAGATTGCCATTGGCAGCGGTGGCCTTCTGGGCAAGGGCCTGGGCAATGCCACGCAGTCTACCTTGGGCTATTTGCCTGAATCGCCCACCGACTTTATCTTCTGCGTGCTGGCCGAACAGCTTGGCTTCATGGGGGCGCTGCTTCTCATTGCGCTCTACGCCGCCTTGCTTTTCGTGTGCTATCGTATTGCCTACAATGCCAACGACATGTTCGGCACGCTCATCGTCATGTGCACGGCCGGCATGTGGCTTTTCCAGATCCTGGAGAACATTGGCATGACGTGCGGCCTCATGCCCATTACAGGCATTCCGCTGCCCTTCATGAGCTATGGTTCTTCGTTTATGGTGGTCAATTTCGTCATGCTGGGCTTCATTGGCTCGGTATGGGCTCATAACGGCAGGTAG
- the mrdA gene encoding penicillin-binding protein 2, translating to MLAAIIAGIATLVLVIVVAVLVARRMGNRSRDKVATSREIHSIDTYGVAPEKHKTGFGTSGHTEVSTSKTASGSTGEAITSRFVTMGILAAAVFGSLIAKLFSMQVLQSDEYSSQASQNLYSTVYTPAPRGVIYDCDGLALVSNRSNYTVLASSDVASDYDTVRRLSALLGIPFQVVRQRILDSTSGAQSMRVVASDVTLRNIAFISEHASAFPNVTCEMRTSRSYPYGALAAHILGYTGTASSEDFENETAGQNLQSGDSVGKSGVEYTYENLLSGDHGTRTLLTDAQGNVQSVVSETAPLRGNDIYLTIRGPVQKVADDALREYLAPDGRLGSANATGGAVVCLDATNGEVVAMASYPTFTPESFIGGISQDMWDEFNTEESHYPLMDRAVAGTYPAASTFKAFTSMAALTNGVASSSSDWTCTGTWTGFGSSYAQKCWKTAGHGTLNLVDGIANSCDVVFYEIAKNFYESGTLSETAMQDYICEYGFGAKTGIDLSGEATGRVPTPTWKSEYFKDAPEEAVWQGGDMTNMAIGQGYVLITPLQNAAAYCGIATGKVYRPHVLREVRNSLGETVLKYEPEVIAEPTMSAEHIATVREGLRKVMTLNNYDSNYFSGCGFEMAGKTGTAEVSGKKDYSWFCCYAPYDNPKYVCACLAEQGVSAANNCIPIVSEVLQAAIAYDNGSLTADSMGTVTGAYTVVESSSTDTTSSRGD from the coding sequence ATGCTTGCAGCCATTATCGCGGGAATAGCAACGCTGGTACTTGTCATCGTGGTGGCCGTGCTGGTCGCACGCCGCATGGGCAATCGCTCGCGTGACAAGGTGGCCACCTCGCGCGAGATTCATTCCATCGACACGTACGGCGTGGCGCCCGAAAAGCACAAGACGGGCTTCGGCACGTCGGGGCATACCGAGGTATCCACGTCGAAGACGGCCAGCGGTTCTACGGGCGAGGCCATTACCAGCCGCTTCGTGACCATGGGCATTCTGGCGGCTGCCGTATTCGGATCCCTTATTGCCAAGTTGTTCAGCATGCAGGTGCTGCAATCCGACGAGTATTCCAGCCAGGCTTCCCAAAACCTGTATTCCACGGTGTACACGCCCGCGCCGCGCGGCGTGATCTACGACTGCGACGGCCTGGCGCTGGTGAGCAATCGTTCGAACTACACGGTGCTTGCCTCTTCCGACGTGGCAAGTGACTACGACACCGTACGCCGTCTTTCTGCGCTTTTGGGCATCCCGTTCCAGGTGGTGCGTCAGCGCATTCTGGATAGCACGAGCGGCGCGCAGAGCATGCGCGTTGTGGCCAGCGACGTCACGCTGCGCAACATCGCCTTCATTAGCGAGCATGCTTCGGCCTTCCCGAACGTCACGTGCGAGATGCGCACGTCGCGTTCGTATCCGTATGGCGCGCTGGCGGCCCATATCCTTGGCTACACGGGCACCGCTTCCTCCGAGGATTTCGAGAACGAGACGGCAGGGCAGAACCTGCAGTCGGGCGACTCGGTGGGCAAGAGCGGCGTGGAATATACGTACGAGAACCTGCTTTCTGGCGATCACGGCACGCGCACCCTGCTTACCGACGCGCAGGGCAACGTGCAGTCGGTGGTAAGCGAGACGGCTCCGCTGCGTGGCAACGACATCTACCTCACCATTCGCGGTCCCGTTCAGAAGGTGGCCGATGACGCCCTGCGCGAATATCTGGCGCCCGATGGCAGGCTGGGCTCCGCAAATGCCACGGGTGGTGCCGTGGTGTGCCTGGATGCCACGAACGGGGAAGTGGTGGCCATGGCCAGCTATCCCACGTTCACGCCCGAAAGCTTCATCGGTGGCATTTCCCAGGATATGTGGGACGAGTTCAACACCGAGGAATCGCATTACCCGCTTATGGACCGCGCGGTGGCTGGCACCTATCCAGCCGCTTCCACGTTCAAGGCGTTTACCTCCATGGCCGCGCTTACGAACGGCGTTGCCAGCTCCAGCAGCGATTGGACGTGCACGGGTACGTGGACGGGCTTCGGCAGCAGCTATGCCCAGAAGTGCTGGAAGACGGCGGGCCACGGCACGTTGAACCTGGTCGATGGCATTGCGAACTCCTGCGACGTCGTGTTCTACGAAATCGCGAAGAACTTCTACGAGAGCGGTACGCTTTCAGAAACCGCCATGCAGGATTACATCTGCGAATACGGCTTCGGCGCGAAGACGGGCATCGATCTTTCCGGTGAGGCCACGGGCCGCGTTCCCACGCCCACGTGGAAGAGCGAGTACTTCAAGGATGCCCCCGAAGAGGCTGTTTGGCAGGGCGGCGACATGACGAACATGGCCATCGGCCAGGGCTACGTGCTCATCACGCCCCTGCAGAACGCTGCAGCGTACTGCGGTATCGCCACGGGCAAGGTCTATCGCCCGCACGTGTTGCGCGAGGTGCGCAATTCGCTGGGTGAAACGGTTTTGAAGTACGAGCCCGAGGTCATCGCCGAGCCCACCATGAGCGCCGAGCACATTGCCACGGTGCGCGAGGGCCTGCGCAAGGTGATGACGCTCAACAACTACGATTCGAATTATTTCTCCGGCTGCGGCTTCGAGATGGCCGGCAAGACGGGTACCGCCGAGGTGTCGGGCAAGAAGGACTATTCCTGGTTCTGCTGCTACGCTCCGTACGACAACCCGAAGTACGTGTGCGCGTGCCTTGCCGAGCAGGGCGTTTCCGCGGCGAACAACTGCATTCCCATCGTTTCCGAAGTGCTGCAGGCGGCCATTGCCTACGACAACGGCTCGCTTACGGCCGATTCCATGGGCACGGTTACGGGTGCCTATACGGTCGTGGAATCCAGCAGTACCGATACGACGTCTTCGCGAGGTGACTAG
- a CDS encoding YcjF family protein, whose translation MMLPIDPTAVLDASTDIESARAMPLRLALLIDPESSPALLDVMARAFTPQSSQAQVDVFDWEDVSAVTSEYDMAVIVAGTGLRTGSIAQALIAAGVPALTVTDMPALVREIAEAVGCPLLESDVVAPDPQVDGGAFPETDEFNQEPYPFTVDRERTLLMGVGEWIVSTFHVKRLAFALSFPFVRRPLSLESVHATSLQNAGIGLVPFIPGADMPLMTLNQAKMVLQIAAAYGQPLGRDRWRELLVLLGGAFASRSVARSLIGAFPVLGGVIRCGIGAGATEAMGHAAIAYFEGLSDGIYEEPNEERALARVREAAVSVQGTVQPYAQAVAQVAVDVAGKAAVSVAARAQQAAPVVIGFATDVALPAAYAVAQKAGPVLRKSADAVAPVVGHAVCEVVPAVRETIHVFCRKQGIEPDEFARAMVDSFIDSRGGKR comes from the coding sequence ATGATGCTTCCCATCGATCCCACCGCGGTGCTCGATGCTTCAACCGATATTGAATCCGCGCGCGCCATGCCGCTGCGTTTGGCGCTGCTCATCGACCCGGAATCGTCGCCCGCGTTGCTCGACGTTATGGCGCGTGCGTTTACGCCGCAGTCGTCACAAGCGCAGGTCGACGTGTTCGATTGGGAAGACGTTTCCGCAGTAACCTCCGAATACGACATGGCCGTTATCGTTGCCGGCACGGGCCTGCGCACGGGCAGCATTGCCCAGGCGCTCATTGCCGCGGGCGTGCCCGCGCTCACTGTTACCGATATGCCCGCCCTCGTGCGCGAAATCGCCGAGGCAGTGGGGTGCCCGCTGCTGGAAAGCGACGTCGTTGCGCCCGACCCGCAGGTCGATGGCGGTGCTTTTCCGGAAACTGACGAGTTCAACCAGGAGCCGTATCCGTTCACGGTCGATCGCGAGCGCACGTTGCTCATGGGCGTGGGCGAGTGGATCGTTTCGACGTTCCACGTAAAGCGCCTGGCTTTCGCGCTATCGTTCCCGTTCGTGCGTCGTCCGCTGTCGCTGGAATCGGTGCATGCCACGTCCCTTCAGAATGCAGGCATTGGCCTGGTGCCGTTCATTCCCGGCGCCGACATGCCTCTCATGACGCTCAACCAGGCGAAGATGGTGCTGCAGATTGCCGCAGCGTATGGCCAGCCCCTGGGAAGGGATCGCTGGCGCGAGCTGTTGGTGCTGCTGGGCGGCGCGTTTGCCTCGCGTTCGGTGGCGCGTTCCCTCATTGGCGCGTTCCCGGTGCTGGGCGGCGTTATTCGCTGCGGCATCGGCGCTGGTGCTACCGAGGCCATGGGGCACGCGGCCATCGCGTATTTCGAGGGACTGTCCGATGGTATCTACGAAGAGCCCAACGAAGAGCGCGCATTGGCGCGCGTGCGCGAGGCAGCTGTTTCGGTGCAGGGCACGGTGCAGCCGTATGCCCAGGCCGTCGCTCAGGTTGCGGTAGACGTGGCCGGCAAGGCGGCCGTGAGCGTTGCCGCACGTGCTCAGCAGGCTGCCCCCGTCGTAATTGGGTTCGCGACCGATGTTGCCCTTCCCGCGGCGTACGCCGTTGCCCAGAAGGCGGGTCCCGTTTTGCGTAAATCGGCCGATGCCGTAGCGCCGGTCGTTGGTCATGCGGTGTGCGAGGTTGTTCCCGCCGTCCGTGAGACCATTCATGTGTTTTGCCGTAAACAGGGCATAGAGCCCGACGAGTTCGCCCGTGCCATGGTGGATTCGTTTATCGATTCGCGCGGAGGTAAGCGTTAG